In Thermococcus chitonophagus, the genomic stretch CTCTAACGCTTTCTGCCATGCTTCTCTCGCCTTTTCTTCATTACCCAACTCCTCATAGAGCTTTGCAACATCTTCCCAGAACCATGGTTCTTCCTCTGCATACTTCTCTAGGGCCTTTGCAGCTCTCTCCATGTCTCCCGCTTTCTTCCAGTACTCGTGGGCCTCCTTTAGGTAGTAGGTGTCCTTCTCTTTCTCATATAGCTGTTCGTATAGCTCGGCAGCCTTTGCGTATTCTCCAGCCTTTTCATAAGCCCACGCTGCACTCTCAAGCCAACCCAGCTTAAGATACATCTCTGCAGCCTTCTTGTAGTTTCCGGCCTTCTCATACTTCCTTGCCGCCTGCTTATACCTTCCCATCCTCTCTAGTTTCTCCGCACTCCTAAATCTGTCTGCCAAGCTTAAGTCTGGCTCGCTGATGTACCAGATTCCGAATGCTACTGCAACTATGAAGAACGCTATTATTCCGCCGACTATCTTGAGCTTCTGCCAGGTAATCGAGAGGTAGGTTCCATACGCTGATATCGCTGTGAAGGGTAGTAGCATTAATGCGTACTTCCAGCTTTCAG encodes the following:
- a CDS encoding tetratricopeptide repeat protein — encoded protein: MDKLKLYIGLFIAIVLGVAGFIVWKWGFWMLIRIILSLGFLGLTLMLGFFLALTIYAESWKYALMLLPFTAISAYGTYLSITWQKLKIVGGIIAFFIVAVAFGIWYISEPDLSLADRFRSAEKLERMGRYKQAARKYEKAGNYKKAAEMYLKLGWLESAAWAYEKAGEYAKAAELYEQLYEKEKDTYYLKEAHEYWKKAGDMERAAKALEKYAEEEPWFWEDVAKLYEELGNEEKAREAWQKALEYYKKEAEEEGVFWEDVGNIARKLGMEDLAREAYQKFLEYCLKEAEEDPMWWKHVAEAYEYLGEKEKAEEARKKYEEYRQRIIKANEETSHFPGEEKENKE